One region of Enterobacter ludwigii genomic DNA includes:
- a CDS encoding sensor histidine kinase has product MSDLQPFLLTRKRPMKLNTLVTLMVCAIIASVLLVVFALYSVQITRATRDDVKDTALGIARTLADSPEIQRGLMQPPQADIIQPIARAVTQRNDLLLTVVTDMRGIRYSHPNEALIGLHFIGNDLEPALEGKENVSVNRGALAEALRVFTPVYDSQHDQIGVVVVGISLKKVEDQIARGRMNAVWTILFSIFMSSMAIWGLVRVLKRILFGLEPYEISALFEQRQAMLQSLREGVLAVDIHGRVTMINQTAREILLLPSGKQTENASAPLLASLREVSKTGIARQDQEISCNGRLLLCNMVPVKSQDRVIGAITTFRDKTEISQLMQRIDGMVSYVDALRTHTHEFMNKLHVILGLLHMKRYDKLEEYIIQTAHNYQTDIGEIQSKVKSPVIAGFLLGKINRAKEAGVTLSLADECQIPDTASEEQVAVLITALGNLIENALDAMEGQQEGEITLLLHYQNGWLSCEVSDDGPGIDPTQLEAIFTKGFSTKGENRGVGLFLARQQIQNLGGDISVESEPGVFTQFFVHIPWDSERNIA; this is encoded by the coding sequence ATGAGCGATTTGCAGCCTTTCCTTCTGACGCGCAAGCGCCCCATGAAACTGAATACGCTGGTCACGTTGATGGTATGCGCGATTATTGCCTCTGTGCTGCTGGTGGTCTTTGCACTCTATTCAGTACAAATTACCCGGGCGACCCGCGATGATGTTAAAGATACCGCGCTGGGTATCGCCCGCACGCTGGCCGACAGCCCGGAGATCCAGCGAGGTCTGATGCAGCCCCCGCAGGCAGATATTATTCAACCCATCGCCAGAGCCGTCACCCAGCGCAATGACCTGCTGCTCACGGTGGTGACCGACATGCGGGGGATTCGCTACTCGCACCCGAACGAAGCGCTGATCGGCCTGCACTTTATTGGTAATGACCTCGAGCCTGCGCTGGAAGGTAAAGAGAATGTCTCCGTAAACCGTGGTGCGCTCGCCGAAGCGCTCCGCGTTTTCACCCCTGTTTATGATAGCCAGCACGATCAGATCGGTGTGGTGGTGGTCGGTATCTCCCTCAAAAAAGTGGAAGATCAGATCGCCCGTGGACGGATGAACGCCGTCTGGACCATCTTATTCAGTATCTTTATGAGTTCTATGGCGATTTGGGGTCTGGTTCGGGTACTGAAACGCATCCTGTTCGGGCTCGAACCCTACGAAATCTCCGCCTTGTTTGAACAGCGTCAGGCGATGCTGCAGTCGCTTCGTGAAGGGGTGCTGGCTGTCGATATTCATGGCCGGGTGACGATGATTAATCAAACCGCCAGAGAGATTTTACTCCTGCCTTCAGGCAAGCAGACTGAAAACGCCAGCGCGCCGCTGCTGGCCAGCCTGCGGGAAGTCTCGAAAACGGGTATTGCCCGCCAGGATCAGGAGATCAGCTGTAACGGGCGGCTGTTGCTGTGCAACATGGTGCCAGTCAAAAGCCAGGATCGGGTGATCGGCGCGATCACCACCTTCCGCGATAAAACGGAAATCAGCCAGCTGATGCAGCGGATTGATGGCATGGTCAGTTACGTTGACGCCCTGCGCACCCATACACATGAGTTTATGAACAAACTGCACGTGATCCTTGGCCTGCTGCACATGAAACGCTACGACAAGCTGGAAGAGTACATCATCCAGACCGCGCACAATTACCAGACAGATATCGGTGAGATACAGAGCAAGGTAAAATCTCCGGTGATTGCGGGGTTCCTGCTGGGTAAAATAAACCGGGCGAAAGAAGCGGGCGTCACCCTGTCGCTGGCCGATGAGTGCCAGATTCCGGATACCGCCAGTGAAGAGCAGGTTGCGGTGCTGATCACCGCGCTGGGTAACCTTATTGAAAACGCTCTCGACGCGATGGAAGGACAGCAGGAAGGCGAAATCACTCTGCTGTTGCATTATCAGAATGGCTGGCTCAGTTGTGAAGTCAGTGATGATGGCCCCGGTATTGATCCCACTCAGCTGGAGGCTATTTTTACAAAGGGATTCTCAACCAAAGGTGAAAACCGCGGTGTTGGGTTATTCCTTGCTCGCCAGCAAATCCAGAACCTGGGCGGAGACATCTCCGTCGAGTCTGAGCCTGGTGTCTTTACCCAATTTTTTGTTCACATCCCCTGGGATAGCGAGAGGAATATCGCGTGA
- the dcuR gene encoding two-component system response regulator DcuR, which yields MINVLIVDDDAMVADLNRLYVNRVEGFSCCGVASTLNQAEAFINNPNQPVDLVLLDVYMQQDNGLDLLPVIRASGRPIDVIMISSAADAATIQTSIHYGVMDYLIKPFQFPRFEEALNGWKAKHSLMGSHQYYEQADVDRLIHGGAPELADSKKLPKGLTPQTLRTICQWIDAHPETEFSTDDLAGAVNISRVSCRKYLIWLAQINILFTSIHYGATGRPVYRYRLQPEQTGLLKQYCQ from the coding sequence GTGATAAATGTATTAATTGTCGATGATGATGCCATGGTAGCTGACCTCAACCGTCTGTACGTCAACCGTGTTGAAGGCTTTAGCTGCTGCGGAGTCGCCTCTACGCTCAACCAGGCCGAGGCCTTTATCAATAACCCCAACCAGCCTGTCGACCTGGTGCTGCTGGACGTTTATATGCAGCAGGATAACGGGCTGGATCTGTTGCCCGTTATTCGCGCTTCGGGCCGCCCGATTGATGTCATTATGATCTCCTCCGCTGCTGACGCCGCCACGATCCAGACCTCCATCCATTACGGCGTGATGGATTATCTGATTAAACCGTTCCAGTTCCCGCGCTTTGAAGAGGCACTAAACGGCTGGAAGGCAAAGCACAGTCTGATGGGATCGCACCAGTACTACGAGCAGGCCGACGTTGACAGACTGATCCACGGCGGAGCGCCAGAGCTGGCGGACAGCAAAAAGCTGCCGAAAGGGTTAACGCCGCAGACGCTGCGCACGATTTGTCAGTGGATTGATGCCCATCCGGAGACAGAATTCTCCACCGATGACCTGGCAGGCGCGGTCAATATCTCCCGCGTATCTTGCCGCAAATATCTGATCTGGCTGGCGCAAATCAACATTTTGTTCACCAGCATTCACTACGGTGCCACCGGGCGTCCGGTGTATCGCTACCGCCTCCAGCCGGAGCAAACAGGCCTGCTCAAGCAGTATTGTCAGTAA
- a CDS encoding FAD:protein FMN transferase has product MPDSHRVYSYSAVLMGSPILLKLFSHDEALASRVFRLIKQYEDLLTVNRAHSQVMDINHAAGQHPVTVSRPVFELIRCAKAASLLKDSAFNLAIGPLVKRWKIGFQGDSVPPADEIASLLAITRPEDVILDEARSSVFLTSTGMEIDLGAIAKGYIADRVRDYLHKEGADLGLINLGGNIQTLGSPEGGWSVGLKKPFAGDALIGTMTVENMSVVTSGTYERYFEQNGKRYHHILDPRTGYPLDNELDSVTIISKNSIDGDIWTTLMYGMGVEKGCATLRARPDIEAIFVTKTKEVVLSSAHHFRFTLLDNSYCVTDNTA; this is encoded by the coding sequence ATGCCCGATAGCCATCGCGTTTACAGCTACTCCGCCGTCCTGATGGGCTCACCCATCCTCCTGAAACTCTTCTCCCATGACGAAGCCCTCGCTTCCCGCGTGTTTCGCCTGATCAAACAGTATGAAGATCTGCTCACCGTCAACCGCGCGCACTCGCAGGTCATGGATATCAACCATGCAGCAGGCCAGCATCCGGTCACCGTCAGCCGACCCGTATTTGAACTGATCCGCTGTGCAAAAGCGGCTAGCCTGCTCAAGGACAGCGCCTTTAACCTGGCCATTGGCCCGCTGGTGAAGCGCTGGAAAATTGGTTTTCAGGGAGACAGCGTTCCGCCTGCCGATGAAATCGCGTCACTGCTGGCGATTACCCGTCCTGAGGATGTCATCCTTGATGAGGCCCGCAGCAGCGTTTTTCTGACCAGCACGGGTATGGAAATCGATCTGGGGGCCATCGCCAAAGGATATATCGCCGACAGAGTACGGGATTATCTGCACAAAGAGGGGGCCGATCTGGGGCTGATTAACCTCGGCGGCAATATCCAGACATTAGGCTCGCCGGAAGGGGGCTGGAGCGTGGGGCTCAAAAAACCGTTCGCCGGTGATGCGTTGATCGGCACGATGACGGTCGAGAACATGTCAGTCGTGACGTCCGGAACATACGAACGCTACTTTGAACAAAACGGCAAACGCTACCACCACATTCTCGATCCGCGCACCGGGTATCCCCTGGATAACGAACTGGATAGCGTGACCATCATTTCTAAAAACTCCATTGATGGAGATATCTGGACCACGTTGATGTACGGCATGGGCGTAGAGAAGGGGTGTGCCACGCTGCGCGCGCGCCCCGATATTGAAGCTATCTTTGTGACCAAAACAAAAGAAGTGGTGCTCTCTTCAGCGCACCACTTCCGGTTTACCTTGCTGGATAACAGCTACTGCGTTACTGACAATACTGCTTGA